A genome region from Balneolaceae bacterium includes the following:
- a CDS encoding ABC transporter permease, whose amino-acid sequence MLQKIIYNFDIALDAIRQNTMRSFLTSLGIIFGVASVIAMLAIGRGAQEEVLQQMELLGTDNVIIETVMEQQEGEVEDGSTQSGESQRRFSPGLTLGDMESIQNTIPKVEHVSPEILYDTYFVRSGRMRTGKLVGVNNRYFEINNFEFESGSSFTELQQRNSEPVCVIGSDVRTRFFAGQDPIGQQIKAGGLWLTVVGVLDEREMTTENIENLGIRNYNLDIFAPATSVLLRYGNRAVVTQQEIQESQSGNGGGQEVQFFGGGVMISGGGGSASSSSSDNGTQNYHQLDKLIVQVTDNAYSVPIADIMRRMLQRRHNGVIDFEVVVPELLLQQERRTQEIFNIVLSSIASISLIVGGIGIMNIMLASVVERYREIGVRRAVGAHKRDIHLQFLTEALTISISGGMIGIFLGMALSFIIEITAGIITIVTLSSIVISFGVAMAIGVIFGFFPARRAAEQDPVNALRHE is encoded by the coding sequence TTGCTTCAGAAAATTATCTATAACTTTGACATTGCCCTGGATGCCATCCGGCAGAATACCATGCGCAGTTTTCTCACCTCGCTGGGCATCATCTTCGGGGTGGCCTCCGTAATTGCCATGCTGGCCATCGGCCGGGGCGCCCAGGAAGAGGTACTCCAGCAAATGGAACTCCTGGGGACTGACAACGTGATCATCGAAACGGTCATGGAGCAGCAGGAGGGCGAGGTAGAGGATGGCTCCACACAGTCGGGCGAGTCGCAGCGCCGCTTTTCGCCGGGACTTACACTGGGGGATATGGAGAGCATCCAGAACACTATTCCCAAGGTGGAGCATGTCAGCCCGGAGATACTCTACGATACCTATTTCGTACGAAGTGGACGCATGCGCACCGGCAAACTGGTGGGCGTCAACAACCGCTACTTCGAGATCAACAACTTCGAGTTCGAGTCGGGCAGCTCCTTTACCGAGCTGCAGCAGCGAAACTCCGAGCCGGTTTGCGTGATCGGCTCCGACGTGCGCACGCGCTTCTTCGCAGGACAGGATCCCATCGGCCAGCAGATCAAGGCAGGGGGACTCTGGCTCACCGTGGTGGGGGTGCTCGATGAGCGAGAGATGACCACCGAGAATATCGAGAACCTGGGCATTCGCAACTACAATCTCGACATCTTCGCCCCGGCCACTTCTGTCCTGCTGCGCTACGGCAACCGTGCGGTGGTCACCCAGCAGGAGATCCAGGAGTCCCAGTCCGGCAACGGGGGTGGGCAAGAGGTGCAATTTTTCGGTGGCGGGGTCATGATTTCCGGAGGAGGCGGCTCCGCATCCTCCTCGTCCTCAGACAACGGTACCCAGAATTACCACCAGCTCGATAAGCTGATCGTGCAGGTGACCGACAACGCCTATAGCGTGCCCATTGCCGACATCATGCGCCGCATGCTGCAGCGCCGTCACAACGGGGTCATTGACTTCGAGGTTGTCGTACCTGAACTTCTGCTTCAGCAGGAGCGCCGCACGCAGGAGATCTTTAACATCGTACTCTCTTCCATTGCCTCCATCTCTCTCATCGTGGGGGGCATCGGCATTATGAACATCATGCTCGCCTCTGTGGTGGAGCGCTACCGTGAGATCGGCGTGCGCCGTGCTGTGGGAGCCCATAAAAGGGACATTCATCTGCAGTTTCTTACCGAGGCCCTTACCATCAGCATCAGCGGGGGAATGATCGGTATTTTCCTGGGCATGGCCCTCAGCTTTATCATTGAGATCACAGCAGGCATTATCACCATTGTGACGCTTTCTTCTATTGTCATATCGTTCGGGGTGGCGATGGCCATCGGGGTCATCTTCGGGTTTTTTCCCGCGCGCCGCGCCGCCGAACAGGATCCAGTAAACGCCCTACGACATGAATAA
- a CDS encoding efflux RND transporter periplasmic adaptor subunit, whose protein sequence is MSKKYIIPGALLALVLVAWLAFGSDSSEDSIIYATPETGSFEVTITTTGELRARNSTSIRGPEGMREFRIFNVTIQDIIPEGTLVQRGDYVATLDQSQALTTLQDAELSLEEEEAALEIAQLDSSRTLSDARDNIIDLEFQLEEAQIALEQSKYESPAVQREAKIALDRAERNLAQAERNYELTKKQAEAEIREILADVREERNDVEQIKKIMGNFTIYAPENGMVIYRRNRDGSKVTEGSEINGWDPVVAELPDFSQMESVTYVNEVDIQNVRAGQQVDIGLDAMPDKKLSGVVSSVANIGEQRPNSNSKVFQVIIEVNQSDSTLRPAMTTSNLINISSVDSALYVPLETVHTEDTLNFVYKRDGGSIVRQQVIMGLMNENNVIIHEGVQPDDQLFLSSPDDTTGIRNERLPAEVLEEYRQQQTTEPQQQQRQIGGGLEEMLNQMPAAMRDRMEQMLESGEADTAELLQKMRQGMQQMQRMGGGQGGPPTGGGGPPTGGDNDDGS, encoded by the coding sequence ATGTCGAAAAAATACATCATACCGGGAGCTCTCCTCGCACTTGTGCTGGTCGCATGGCTGGCTTTCGGTTCCGACTCTTCTGAAGATTCCATCATCTACGCCACCCCTGAGACCGGCTCCTTTGAGGTGACCATCACCACCACGGGGGAGCTCCGGGCACGCAACTCCACGAGCATCCGCGGACCGGAAGGGATGCGGGAGTTTCGCATCTTCAACGTGACCATTCAGGATATCATCCCTGAGGGCACCCTTGTGCAGAGAGGTGACTATGTGGCCACCCTGGACCAGTCGCAGGCCTTGACTACCCTGCAGGATGCTGAACTTTCGCTGGAAGAGGAGGAGGCCGCCCTTGAGATCGCGCAGCTGGACAGCTCGCGAACCCTTTCGGATGCCCGGGACAATATCATCGATCTGGAATTTCAGTTGGAGGAAGCGCAGATCGCCTTGGAACAGTCGAAGTACGAATCCCCGGCCGTCCAGCGCGAGGCCAAGATTGCCCTTGACCGGGCCGAGCGCAACCTGGCCCAGGCCGAACGCAACTATGAGCTTACCAAAAAACAGGCCGAGGCCGAAATACGTGAAATCCTGGCTGACGTGCGTGAAGAGCGCAACGATGTGGAACAGATCAAGAAGATCATGGGTAACTTCACCATCTATGCGCCCGAGAATGGCATGGTTATCTACAGGCGCAACCGTGACGGGAGCAAGGTGACCGAGGGGAGCGAGATCAACGGCTGGGACCCGGTCGTGGCCGAGCTGCCCGACTTCAGCCAGATGGAGTCGGTTACTTACGTGAACGAGGTGGACATCCAGAATGTGCGCGCCGGTCAGCAGGTGGACATCGGGCTGGATGCCATGCCGGATAAAAAACTTTCCGGCGTGGTCAGCAGCGTGGCCAACATCGGCGAGCAGCGGCCCAACTCCAACTCCAAGGTGTTTCAGGTTATCATTGAGGTCAACCAGTCGGACTCCACGCTTCGTCCGGCCATGACCACCAGCAACCTCATCAACATCAGTTCGGTGGACAGCGCACTTTATGTGCCTCTGGAGACGGTGCACACGGAGGATACCCTGAACTTTGTCTACAAGCGTGACGGCGGCAGTATCGTACGCCAGCAGGTGATTATGGGACTCATGAACGAGAATAACGTAATCATTCACGAAGGCGTGCAGCCCGACGATCAGCTTTTCCTTTCCTCGCCGGATGACACCACCGGCATCCGCAACGAGCGGCTGCCCGCCGAGGTTCTCGAGGAGTACCGCCAACAGCAGACGACCGAGCCCCAGCAGCAGCAGCGCCAGATAGGTGGAGGCCTGGAGGAGATGCTCAACCAGATGCCCGCCGCCATGCGAGACCGCATGGAACAGATGCTTGAAAGTGGAGAGGCGGATACGGCCGAGCTGCTACAGAAAATGCGTCAAGGCATGCAGCAGATGCAACGGATGGGCGGCGGCCAGGGAGGACCTCCCACCGGCGGTGGCGGACCCCCGACAGGAGGTGACAACGACGACGGTTCCTGA
- a CDS encoding Gfo/Idh/MocA family oxidoreductase — protein sequence MMDEKDTSGSTNNQSDKPAGLAPSGLSRKDFLGTAAMAGAGLMVVPRRVLGGPGYQAPSDRLNIACVGVGGMGASNTRSLHELGENIYALCDVDEEYAAETFYNYPKAKKYTDFREMLEQEPEIDAVVVATPDNTHAAIAIQAMKAGKHAFVQKPLARTIYETRRMAEVAGETGVVTQMGNQGHCFDGTRKIVNWIRQGAIGKVHEVACWTNRPVTWWPQGANVTQPDEIPLVPYTMHWDLWVGPSPYRPYHPDYAPFAWRGRWDFGTGSLGDMGAHIFDQPFWALELGAPETVHASPTPFNDEAYPQGSAVYYKFPARGGRPPVDLTWYDGGLKPRRPDELGDEEAMGAWGGGMIFYGSEGMLQADVYGNNPRFIPSSMGDDVGEPDMEIPLSPGIHEEFVNACKGEGETSSPFGYASRLTETMLLGNLAIQFSEEPIKLQWDSENLRVPNLEDANSWLDERNNFRMGWRELIG from the coding sequence ATGATGGACGAAAAAGACACTTCCGGCAGCACGAACAACCAATCTGACAAACCCGCAGGCCTTGCCCCATCGGGCCTTTCCCGGAAGGACTTTCTGGGCACCGCCGCCATGGCCGGAGCCGGCCTGATGGTGGTCCCGCGCCGCGTGCTGGGCGGCCCGGGCTACCAGGCGCCCAGCGACCGTCTGAATATTGCCTGCGTAGGCGTGGGGGGCATGGGCGCGAGCAACACCCGCTCCCTGCACGAGCTTGGGGAGAACATCTATGCCCTCTGCGATGTGGACGAGGAGTACGCCGCCGAGACCTTCTACAACTATCCCAAGGCGAAGAAGTACACCGACTTCCGCGAAATGCTGGAGCAGGAGCCGGAGATTGACGCCGTCGTGGTGGCTACGCCCGACAACACCCACGCCGCCATCGCCATCCAAGCCATGAAGGCCGGCAAGCATGCCTTTGTACAGAAGCCGCTGGCGCGCACCATCTACGAAACGCGCCGCATGGCCGAGGTGGCCGGGGAGACAGGGGTGGTGACGCAGATGGGCAACCAGGGCCACTGCTTCGACGGCACCCGCAAGATTGTCAACTGGATTCGACAGGGGGCCATCGGTAAGGTTCACGAGGTGGCCTGCTGGACCAACCGGCCCGTCACCTGGTGGCCGCAGGGCGCCAACGTCACCCAGCCTGATGAGATTCCCCTGGTGCCCTACACCATGCACTGGGACCTATGGGTGGGGCCCTCTCCCTACCGCCCCTATCATCCCGATTACGCCCCCTTTGCCTGGCGTGGACGCTGGGACTTCGGCACGGGTTCGCTGGGCGACATGGGCGCGCACATCTTCGATCAGCCCTTTTGGGCCCTGGAGCTGGGCGCACCGGAAACGGTACACGCCAGTCCCACGCCCTTCAACGACGAGGCCTATCCCCAGGGGTCGGCCGTCTACTACAAATTTCCGGCCCGCGGCGGCCGGCCGCCGGTGGACCTCACCTGGTACGACGGTGGACTCAAGCCGAGGCGCCCGGATGAGCTGGGCGACGAGGAGGCTATGGGCGCCTGGGGCGGCGGCATGATCTTCTACGGTTCGGAGGGCATGCTGCAGGCCGACGTCTACGGAAACAACCCGCGTTTCATTCCCTCCTCCATGGGGGACGATGTGGGTGAGCCCGACATGGAGATTCCCCTCTCACCGGGCATACACGAGGAGTTCGTCAACGCCTGCAAGGGTGAGGGGGAGACCAGCTCGCCTTTCGGCTACGCCTCACGCCTAACCGAGACGATGCTCCTGGGCAATCTGGCCATTCAATTCTCCGAAGAGCCCATCAAGTTACAGTGGGATT
- a CDS encoding TolC family protein translates to MNNHRTFSLFTLFILLAVGGPAVAQQNQQGGDLGTLTLQQAIGIAQDQSPQAETARFALLANQWQYRSYRADLLPSLTLSGQAPNFNRSINPVTQPDGSVVFRAQVQSEASTELFIQQNIPQTGGSLFLQSGLERLGIFGGESTYLWSSSPLVARFSQPLFQYNSFRWQQRIQPLQYEIAQKEYAQNMESIAQQVTNRFFSVYLNRINLENAEFNVTRNDSIYNISQGRYEVGSISENELLQTELQLSNSQSNLTSARIEYERSLNDFKIFLGYPTSVTFDLDPPTELPEINVTLDRAVQLAMENNSEALDYELQELQADANFAQAKSESNFQFDINATYGINQTAENFVDLYDNPQNRQSVNVSFQVPIFNWGKQRAEVQMARNQQQQTQSQIQYQRRQFIQEIEYTVKQFMQLAGQVDRAARSDTIAQRRYEVAQNRYLIGSISITDLFIAQSDRTSARQSYIGALQDFWSGWYNLRQLTLWDFRRNEPIDHQL, encoded by the coding sequence ATGAATAATCACCGCACGTTTTCCCTTTTTACCCTCTTTATCCTCCTGGCAGTGGGCGGCCCGGCCGTCGCGCAGCAGAATCAGCAGGGAGGCGACCTGGGCACCCTTACCCTGCAGCAGGCCATAGGCATTGCGCAGGACCAGAGCCCCCAGGCCGAGACGGCGCGCTTCGCCCTGCTCGCCAACCAGTGGCAGTATCGCTCCTACCGGGCGGACCTGCTGCCAAGCCTTACCCTGTCGGGCCAGGCCCCCAATTTCAACCGCAGTATCAACCCGGTGACCCAGCCCGACGGCTCCGTGGTCTTCCGCGCCCAGGTACAGTCGGAAGCCTCCACTGAGCTGTTTATCCAGCAGAATATTCCACAGACAGGCGGCAGTCTCTTTCTGCAGTCGGGCCTGGAGCGCCTGGGCATCTTCGGAGGAGAGAGTACCTATCTGTGGTCCAGCTCCCCCCTGGTGGCGCGCTTCTCCCAGCCGCTTTTCCAGTACAACAGCTTCAGGTGGCAGCAGCGCATCCAGCCCCTGCAGTACGAAATCGCCCAGAAGGAGTACGCCCAGAACATGGAGTCCATTGCCCAGCAGGTGACCAACCGCTTTTTCAGCGTCTACCTGAATCGCATCAACCTGGAGAATGCAGAGTTTAACGTTACCCGCAACGATTCAATCTATAATATTTCCCAGGGACGCTATGAGGTGGGTAGCATCTCCGAAAACGAGCTGCTGCAGACCGAACTTCAGCTCAGCAACTCGCAGAGCAACCTTACCAGCGCCCGTATTGAGTACGAGCGCTCCCTCAACGATTTCAAGATCTTTTTGGGCTATCCCACCAGTGTCACTTTTGATTTGGATCCACCTACCGAGCTTCCCGAAATCAACGTCACGCTGGACCGCGCCGTACAGCTGGCCATGGAGAACAACTCTGAGGCTCTTGACTACGAGCTGCAGGAGCTGCAGGCCGACGCCAACTTCGCCCAGGCCAAAAGCGAGAGCAACTTCCAGTTCGACATCAACGCCACCTACGGGATCAACCAGACCGCGGAAAACTTCGTGGACCTCTACGACAATCCTCAGAACCGCCAATCGGTGAACGTCTCTTTCCAGGTGCCTATTTTCAACTGGGGAAAACAGCGGGCCGAAGTGCAGATGGCGCGCAACCAGCAGCAACAGACACAGAGCCAAATTCAGTACCAGCGCCGGCAGTTCATCCAGGAGATCGAGTATACCGTCAAACAGTTCATGCAGTTGGCAGGGCAGGTGGACCGGGCCGCGCGCTCCGATACCATCGCCCAGCGCCGCTACGAGGTGGCCCAGAACCGTTACCTCATCGGCAGCATAAGCATAACGGACCTGTTCATCGCCCAGAGTGACCGCACCTCGGCGCGGCAATCCTACATCGGAGCCCTGCAGGACTTCTGGTCGGGATGGTACAACCTGCGCCAGCTCACGCTGTGGGACTTCCGCCGCAACGAGCCCATCGATCACCAACTCTGA